One stretch of Pseudoramibacter sp. DNA includes these proteins:
- the mutL gene encoding DNA mismatch repair endonuclease MutL encodes MKIKMLAPATIEKIAAGEVIVRPASVVKELTENAIDAGSDHIHVTIEQGGKRRICIQDNGEGIPYNEVRLAFTRHATSKLSQIEDLNHLETLGFRGEALASIAAVSRVTIRTISKTEELGSESIFEGGRCVNQRVMPYNRGTAIEVRDLFYNVPARQKHMMKDKTEERAVHQIMGRIALSHPEIAFKLTADGREVFSTPGNGKLQSVIECLYGRTFFNSLRKLEAQNEPMELRGYIGDLTSMRSSRDRQILFINGRTVENRGLSRSFEEAYQGYLMNHKHPVGIIFMTLPGRMLDVNVHPSKMEIGILNQSLVDILFRQEIRRTVQQMDLTVDLGKKIEAEPDQQPKQKTQDAFFPKPEIQMEQVKVASSYHTTDHQQPRQHMAQKVKPETVKSPLPKIDNIQVKEAAVPLTKTSRKAPRPPLLNNPAAAAAGRPHLDLHDVRIVGQLFKTFILLEKEDSAILIDQHAAHEAFMFENLRKKMTSDGQIPSQTLLVPRPVDVSREMVLQFNTIEDKLFQKGFQCDVFGETTLLVRGVPVLLGEPQPAEMLPLWIENLLTGDPAIKEKQWLSIATMACKAAVKGNQELTREEIQKLLDDLMTLKNPYTCPHGRPIILYLKKYELEKLFKRVVS; translated from the coding sequence ATGAAAATCAAAATGCTGGCGCCAGCGACCATTGAAAAAATTGCGGCGGGAGAGGTCATTGTCCGCCCGGCTTCTGTGGTCAAAGAACTCACGGAGAATGCGATTGATGCCGGCAGTGACCACATCCATGTGACGATAGAGCAGGGTGGAAAGCGCCGCATCTGTATTCAGGACAACGGGGAAGGCATTCCCTACAACGAGGTGCGTTTGGCTTTTACACGCCACGCCACGAGCAAACTCTCTCAAATAGAAGACCTCAATCATCTGGAAACTCTGGGATTTCGCGGCGAAGCGCTGGCCAGTATTGCGGCCGTCTCCCGTGTGACCATTCGCACCATTTCAAAGACAGAAGAACTGGGTAGCGAATCAATCTTCGAGGGCGGCCGATGTGTCAACCAGCGGGTGATGCCTTACAATCGGGGCACGGCCATTGAGGTCAGAGATTTATTTTACAATGTGCCGGCCAGACAGAAGCACATGATGAAAGACAAAACAGAGGAACGGGCGGTGCATCAGATCATGGGAAGAATTGCCCTTTCTCATCCCGAAATTGCTTTTAAACTGACGGCAGACGGGCGGGAAGTTTTTTCGACGCCGGGAAACGGAAAGCTGCAGAGTGTCATTGAGTGTCTTTACGGGCGGACATTTTTCAATTCCCTGAGGAAATTAGAGGCGCAGAATGAACCGATGGAACTGCGCGGCTACATCGGTGATTTGACGAGCATGCGAAGCTCGAGGGACAGGCAGATATTGTTTATCAATGGGCGGACGGTTGAAAACCGAGGACTGTCGCGGTCTTTCGAAGAGGCTTATCAGGGTTACCTTATGAATCACAAGCATCCCGTCGGCATTATTTTTATGACGCTTCCAGGAAGAATGCTGGATGTAAACGTCCATCCTTCCAAAATGGAAATTGGGATACTCAATCAAAGCTTAGTCGATATTTTGTTTCGCCAGGAGATCAGGCGGACGGTTCAGCAAATGGATTTGACTGTCGATTTAGGGAAAAAAATAGAGGCCGAACCAGATCAACAACCCAAACAAAAAACACAGGATGCATTTTTTCCAAAGCCGGAAATACAGATGGAGCAGGTGAAAGTCGCTTCTTCATATCACACGACAGATCACCAGCAGCCCCGTCAGCACATGGCACAGAAAGTGAAGCCTGAAACCGTAAAATCACCGCTGCCTAAAATTGATAACATTCAAGTGAAAGAAGCGGCAGTGCCTTTGACGAAGACATCCAGAAAAGCGCCGCGCCCGCCGCTGCTGAACAATCCGGCTGCGGCAGCTGCGGGCCGTCCTCATCTTGATCTTCACGATGTCCGGATCGTGGGGCAGCTGTTTAAAACGTTTATTCTGTTGGAAAAAGAAGATTCGGCAATATTAATCGACCAGCATGCAGCGCACGAGGCGTTCATGTTTGAAAATCTCAGAAAAAAAATGACGAGTGACGGACAAATTCCGTCGCAGACGCTGCTGGTTCCCCGGCCCGTTGACGTTTCAAGAGAAATGGTCCTTCAATTTAATACCATTGAGGATAAATTATTTCAAAAAGGATTTCAGTGTGATGTTTTTGGTGAAACGACGCTGCTGGTCCGCGGCGTGCCGGTTCTCTTGGGCGAGCCGCAGCCGGCGGAAATGCTGCCGCTTTGGATCGAAAATTTACTGACAGGGGATCCAGCCATTAAAGAAAAGCAGTGGTTAAGCATTGCGACAATGGCCTGCAAAGCTGCAGTTAAGGGCAAT